A window from Macadamia integrifolia cultivar HAES 741 unplaced genomic scaffold, SCU_Mint_v3 scaffold1346, whole genome shotgun sequence encodes these proteins:
- the LOC122063511 gene encoding ABC transporter C family member 3-like: MALSLCGILLCVLSFLSGYRHGWSDLKIVAQLDFTFRSFAWFFISVYLQIQFSHSNERKFPIILRIWWAFYFLMSCSYLIIHLGFYWKHFSLPILLGVSDAVSIIASSSICYVEMLGKGQEDEDFHLLESLLKSSSNRNNSDDRQESSVNSYANANLLSIVTFAWMGPLVALGYKKTLDLEDIPQLASYDSANVVFSCLRNKIESDGNSCGNGGQVSTLKLVKALIFLTWKEILWTGLLSVICTLASYVGPYLIVVFFQYLNSSHQVKFEGYMLVFIFFFSKLIKCLSDRHLFFQLRRMGNRVRAALYSIIYKKNLRLSSQSKQGHTSGENVNLMTVDVERTGFFSWYLHDIWRVPLQLVLALYNLYKRLGLASLVAFVATIILMLANVPLGKLQENLQGELMDSKDRRMKVTTEALRNMRILKLQGWEMKFLTKIIDLRNFETKWLKKLLYTSAMTAFVYSSTPLFVSIVTFGFCVHMGIQLDSGKILSALATFEMLQAPIYNLPDTIAMVVQIKISLDRITSFLCLDDLHQNIVHELPKDNTEVVVEILNGNFSWDLQSPNLTLKDLNFQVKHGMKVAVCGSVGSGKSSLLSCILGEVPKVSGAIKLKGKKAYAAQSPWIQSGKIVDNILFGKEMDKERYEMIIEACSLKKDLELFTFGDQTIIGERGINLSGGQKQRIQIARALYHDADIYLLDDAFSAVDAHTGTHLFKECLLGVLGSKTVIYVTHQVEFFPSADLILVMKDGKITQAGKYEEILSSGTDFMELVGPHKKSLEKLNSVEHEAALDNLINDKDDDDMLCDKFIQDDKVMESKSYETKMPNGPEGQLVQEEKREKGGVSPSVYWKYVTAVYKGSFVPLILLAQIFFEILLIVSSYWMVLANPDSENVRLHVTGFTFIFTYIALTIGGSLCTLIRSMLIVTVGYKTATLLFNKMHLCIFRAPQSFFDSTPSGRILNRASVDQSAVDTSIPHKFQELLISITTFLGTIAVMSQVAWKMLIVFIPMTVACIWYQQYYISAARELSRLYGVCQAPIIQHFTESSLGSTTIRCFDQEERFMDTNLKLVDEYFRPRFYFSGAVEWLCFRMDMLASITYAIFLVFLILVPKGVLAPGVMGLAVTYGLSFSMHGVIWDLCGLENKIISIERILQYACIPNEPPLFVKENKPSHEWPSQGKIDIVDLQVRYGPHLPLVLQGLTCTFPEGSKIGIVGRTGSGKSTLVQTLFHMLEPAAGQIWIDGINIFNIGLHDLRSRLSIIPQDPVMFEGTLRSNLDPLEDYTDEQIWEALDRCQLGDEVRKKEGKLDSSVTENGENWSMGQRQLVCLGRVLLKKSKVLVLDEATASMDIAADYLIQQTLRQHFSGSTVITIAHRITSILDIDKVLLLDNGHILEYDSPAELLKIKSSSFAKLVKEYTRRCSSNF, from the exons ATGGCTCTGTCTCTTTGTGGTATTCTCCTTTGTGTGTTAAGCTTCCTCTCTGGGTATAGACATGGATGGTCTGATCTAAAGATTGTTGCCCAATTGGATTTTACATTTAGATCATTTGCCTggttttttatttctgtttactTACAAATCCAGTTTTCTCATTCAAATGAGCGTAAATTCCCCATTATACTAAGGATTTGGTGGGCCTTCTACTTCCTAATGTCTTGTTCCTATCTTATTATACATCTTGGTTTCTATTGGAAACATTTTTCCTTACCAATCTTGCTGGGGGTTTCCGATGCTGTATCCATTATTGCTAGTTCATCCATATGTTATGTTGAGATGCTTGGTAAAGggcaagaagatgaagatttccATCTTTTGGAGTCTCTTTTGAAAAGTAGTTCCAATCGAAACAATAGCGATGATAGACAAGAGTCTAGTGTAAATTCTTATGCAAATGCGAATCTTCTTAGTATTGTTACTTTTGCTTGGATGGGTCCTTTGGTTGCACTTGGATATAAAAAAACATTGGATCTTGAAGATATTCCTCAACTTGCCAGTTATGATAGTGCCAATGTGGTCTTTTCTTGTTTAAGAAATAAAATCGAATCTGATGGTAATAGTTGTGGTAATGGTGGTCAGGTAAGCACACTCAAATTGGTGAAAGCATTGATTTTTCTAACTTGGAAAGAAATTCTATGGACGGGTCTACTATCTGTTATATGCACATTGGCTTCTTATGTTGGACCATACCTTATTGTCGTCTTTTTTCAATATCTGAATAGCTCTCACCAAGTAAAATTTGAAGGCTATATGctagtgtttattttctttttttcaaagcTCATAAAGTGCCTCTCAGATAGGCATTTGTTCTTCCAATTGCGAAGGATGGGAAATAGGGTCCGCGCTGCCTTGTATTCAATCATCTATAAGAAGAATCTTAGGCTTTCAAGCCAATCAAAGCAGGGCCACACTAGTGGGGAAAACGTTAATTTGATGACTGTTGATGTTGAGAGGACTGGATTTTTCAGTTGGTACTTGCATGATATATGGAGGGTGCCTCTTCAGCTTGTTTTAGCTTTGTATAACTTATACAAGAGGCTTGGTCTTGCTTCACTTGTAGCTTTTGTTGCCACAATAATTTTGATGTTAGCAAATGTTCCATTGGGAAAACTACAGGAGAATCTTCAGGGGGAATTGATGGATTCAAAAGATCGAAGGATGAAAGTGACAACAGAGGCTCTGAGGAATATGAGGATTCTCAAGCTTCAGGGTTGGGAGATGAAATTCTTGACTAAGATTATTGATCTTAGGaactttgaaacaaaatggTTAAAGAAGTTACTTTATACATCAGCTATGACTGCCTTTGTATACTCATCTACTCCCTTATTTGTATCTAttgttacttttgggttttgtgtgcATATGGGAATTCAGTTGGACTCGGGAAAAATTCTATCTGCACTTGCAACATTTGAAATGTTGCAAGCACCTATTTATAATCTCCCAGACACAATTGCAATGGTAGTTCAGATTAAAATCTCTCTTGACAGGATAACCTCATTCCTCTGTCTTGATGATCTCCATCAAAATATAGTACATGAGCTTCCAAAAGATAATACGGAAGTTGTTGTTGAGATACtcaatgggaatttttcttggGACCTTCAGTCCCCTAATCTCACATTAAAAGATCTTAATTTTCAAGTGAAACATGGTATGAAAGTGGCTGTTTGTGGTTCTGTTGGGTCAGGCAAGTCAAGCCTACTTTCATGCATATTGGGGGAAGTACCAAAGGTATCTGGAGCTATTAAGTTGAAGGGGAAGAAGGCCTATGCTGCACAATCACCTTGGATACAGAGCGGCAAGATAGTAGACAATATATTATTTGGTAAGGAAATGGATAAGGAAAGGTATGAGATGATCATTGAAGCATGTTCATTGAAGAAGGACCTAGAATTATTTACCTTTGGAGATCAAACCATCATAGGGGAAAGGGGGATCAACTTGAGTGGTGGGCAAAAGCAAAGAATACAGATTGCACGTGCTTTGTACCATGATGCTGATATTTATCTACTTGATGATGCTTTTAGCGCCGTGGATGCTCACACAGGAACTCATctatttaag GAATGTCTGTTGGGAGTTTTGGGTTCAAAAACAGTAATTTATGTTACCCACCAAGTAGAGTTTTTTCCTTCTGCCGATCTTATTCTG GTGATGAAAGATGGAAAGATTACTCAAGCAGGAAAGTATGAAGAAATTCTTAGTTCAGGAACTGATTTTATGGAGTTAGTGGGTCCACATAAGAAATCTTTGGAAAAACTTAATTCTGTGGAACATGAGGCTGCTTTAGATAATTTAATTAATGAcaaggatgatgatgatatgttatgtGATAAGTTTATTCAAGATGATAAAGTAATGGAATCAAAAAGTTATGAAACTAAAATGCCTAATGGGCCAGAAGGGCAActtgtccaagaagaaaagagagaaaagggtggAGTTAGTCCTTCAGTCTATTGGAAATATGTTACAGCTGTATATAAAGGGTCTTTTGTGCCATTGATATTGCTagcacaaattttttttgagattctcTTAATAGTTAGTAGTTACTGGATGGTTTTGGCTAATCCTGATTCAGAGAATGTAAGACTTCATGTTACAGGATTTACTTTCATTTTTACCTATATTGCTTTAACCATTGGAGGCTCTCTTTGTACACTTATAAGGTCCATGCTCATTGTAACTGTTGGATATAAGACAGCCACTTTGCTCTTCAACAAAATGCATTTGTGCATTTTTCGTGCTCCCCAATCATTTTTTGATTCTACTCCGAGTGGAAGGATTCTCAACCGG GCATCCGTAGATCAAAGTGCAGTTGATACCTCTATTCCACATAAATTTCAAGAACTTCTTATCTCAATCACAACATTTTTGGGAACTATCGCAGTAATGTCACAAGTTGCATGGAAAATGTTGATAGTTTTTATTCCGATGACTGTGGCGTGCATTTGGTACCAG CAATACTACATATCTGCAGCACGAGAACTATCACGATTGTATGGAGTATGCCAAGCTCCAATTATACAACACTTTACTGAATCTAGTTTAGGTTCAACCACAATCAGATGCTTTGATCAAGAAGAGAGGTTCATGGACACAAACCTCAAGTTAGTGGATGAGTATTTCCGGCCTAGGTTTTATTTCTCTGGTGCAGTAGAGTGGTTATGCTTTCGCATGGATATGTTGGCatccatcacatatgccatctttttggtttttctgaTCTTAGTGCCGAAGGGAGTACTCGCTCCTG GTGTTATGGGTTTAGCAGTCACATATGGGCTTAGTTTCAGTATGCATGGGGTCATATGGGATCTTTGCGGTCTTGAGAACAAAATCATATCTATTGAGAGAATATTGCAGTATGCCTGCATCCCTAATGAACCCCCTTTgtttgtaaaagaaaataagcCAAGTCATGAATGGCCATCACAAGGAAAAATTGATATTGTTGATCTACAG gTCCGGTATGGCCCACATCTTCCTCTCGTCTTGCAAGGTCTTACATGCACTTTCCCTGAAGGGAGTAAGATTGGTATTGTTGGGCGAACAGGAAGTGGTAAATCAACTCTCGTACAAACTCTCTTCCACATGCTTGAGCCTGCAGCTGGTCAAATTTGGATAGATGGTATCAACATCTTCAATATTGGCCTTCATGATTTGAGGTCAAGATTGAGCATCATCCCGCAAGACCCAGTAATGTTTGAGGGGACTCTAAGAAGTAACCTTGACCCGCTTGAAGATTACACTGATGAACAGATATGGGAG GCTTTAGATAGATGTCAACTTGGTGATGAAGttagaaagaaggaagggaagcTTGATTCTTCAG TTACtgagaatggagagaattggaGCATGGGTCAAAGACAACTAGTCTGTTTAGGACGGGTGTTACTCAAGAAGAGTAAAGTTTTAGTACTTGATGAAGCTACTGCATCAATGGATATTGCTGCTGATTATCTAATTCAGCAAACCCTTAGGCAACACTTCTCAGGGTCTACTGTCATCACAATAGCACATAGGATAACATCAATTCTCGATATCGATAAGGTCCTCCTCCTCGATAATG GCCATATATTAGAGTATGATTCCCCAGCAGAATTGCTAAAGATCAAGTCCTCATCATTTGCGAAGCTTGTTAAAGAGTATACTCGAAGATGTAGCTCTAATTTTTGA